A genome region from Streptomyces sp. V3I8 includes the following:
- a CDS encoding DUF6233 domain-containing protein: MGLGIGAGLPAVEIRAGHCYAIGTRRQAVHRGEARRPLADGVRTCSHRTPTPLWRSRYPATPPLPPQRADGPSTPEGLPR; this comes from the coding sequence GTGGGACTGGGCATCGGTGCCGGGCTCCCGGCCGTTGAGATCCGCGCCGGCCACTGCTACGCCATCGGCACACGCCGCCAGGCCGTCCACCGCGGCGAAGCCCGCCGGCCCCTCGCCGACGGCGTACGCACCTGCAGCCACCGCACCCCGACACCACTCTGGAGATCCCGTTATCCAGCCACCCCGCCCCTGCCACCGCAGCGCGCTGACGGCCCCTCCACTCCTGAAGGCCTTCCACGCTGA
- a CDS encoding pentapeptide repeat-containing protein, which produces MTIPTPSLPVPGPPSWPHCSRGVTEQDPVGCRGIHVPGHSVCLVHLDPTERSAYLAGLAPGADIDHRGTTFTQPILTDLLHALTDPDTGRPRIGRTQFESATFEGDARFGSVTFEGDAEFELVRFEGVAGFGSATFKGVAGFDSVTFGGVAQFGSAMFEGVAGFWLVRFEGDAQFDSVTFEGDAWFKSATFEGDAGFESVAVKGDAWFGSATFQDDAWFKSATFGGDAWFDSATVRGVAQFKSAAFKGDAWFESATFQDDARFGSATFEGVAHFGWVTFEGDAEFGLVRFEDIAGFGSAAFKGDAEFGSAVFERADVVGPLVCVGDLVLSGAVFGGPVTVLAAAGRVVCRRTRWSATAELRLRYASVDFAGAVFEYPLTIAAEPVPLVRFDGSAVPEQAFASLPGAGIRLVSLRGVDAAHLVVSDVDLSGCLFTGTVHLDQLRIEGRCPFATTPERTHWRHGRPVRFTRRRTLAEEHHWRAAQPRAVSGWTGAGPDGTHAGPAQLAPVYRALRKALEDQKDEPGAADFYYGETEMRRHDREGTTLAERGLLHGYWLLSGYGLRASRALGWLAAAMLATVLLLMGFGLAQEDPRQQATGAVPPGGGRAVFTIDQADPVNPTGDRFTGDRFEKALNTTLNSVVFRSSGQDLTTAGTYIEMASRLTEPILLGLAVLAVRNRVKR; this is translated from the coding sequence ATGACCATCCCGACACCTTCACTGCCTGTCCCCGGTCCACCGTCCTGGCCGCACTGCAGCCGGGGCGTGACGGAGCAGGATCCGGTCGGCTGCCGTGGCATTCACGTCCCCGGCCACAGCGTCTGCCTCGTTCACCTGGATCCCACCGAGCGCAGCGCCTACCTCGCCGGTCTGGCCCCTGGCGCGGACATCGACCACCGCGGCACCACGTTCACCCAGCCAATCCTGACTGACCTCCTCCACGCCCTCACCGACCCTGACACCGGCCGCCCTCGCATCGGACGGACTCAGTTCGAGTCGGCGACGTTCGAGGGCGATGCCCGATTCGGCTCGGTGACGTTCGAGGGCGACGCCGAGTTCGAGTTGGTGAGGTTCGAGGGCGTCGCCGGGTTCGGGTCGGCGACGTTCAAGGGCGTCGCCGGGTTCGACTCGGTGACGTTCGGGGGCGTCGCCCAGTTCGGGTCAGCGATGTTCGAAGGCGTCGCCGGGTTCTGGTTGGTGAGGTTCGAGGGCGACGCCCAGTTCGACTCGGTGACGTTCGAGGGCGACGCCTGGTTCAAGTCGGCGACGTTCGAGGGTGACGCCGGGTTCGAGTCGGTGGCGGTCAAGGGTGACGCCTGGTTCGGGTCGGCGACGTTCCAGGACGACGCCTGGTTCAAGTCGGCGACGTTCGGGGGCGACGCCTGGTTCGACTCGGCGACGGTCAGGGGCGTCGCCCAGTTCAAGTCGGCAGCGTTCAAGGGCGATGCCTGGTTCGAGTCGGCGACGTTCCAGGACGACGCCAGATTCGGGTCGGCGACGTTCGAAGGCGTCGCCCATTTCGGATGGGTGACGTTCGAAGGCGACGCCGAGTTCGGGCTGGTGAGGTTCGAGGACATCGCCGGGTTCGGGTCGGCAGCGTTCAAGGGCGACGCCGAGTTCGGGTCGGCGGTTTTCGAGCGTGCGGATGTCGTGGGGCCGTTGGTGTGTGTGGGGGATTTGGTTTTGTCGGGGGCGGTGTTCGGTGGTCCGGTGACGGTACTGGCTGCCGCAGGCCGGGTGGTTTGCAGGCGGACGCGTTGGTCGGCGACGGCGGAGTTGCGGTTGCGGTACGCGAGTGTGGACTTCGCGGGTGCGGTCTTCGAGTACCCCCTCACCATTGCCGCCGAGCCCGTCCCCCTCGTCCGATTCGACGGGAGCGCAGTGCCGGAACAGGCGTTCGCGTCCCTGCCCGGCGCGGGGATACGGCTGGTGTCGCTGCGCGGAGTGGACGCCGCGCATCTGGTCGTGTCCGACGTCGACCTGTCCGGGTGCCTGTTCACCGGAACCGTGCACCTGGACCAGCTGCGTATCGAGGGCCGGTGCCCCTTCGCCACGACGCCGGAGCGGACACACTGGCGGCACGGGCGCCCCGTGCGCTTCACCCGGCGTCGCACCCTGGCCGAAGAACACCACTGGCGCGCCGCCCAGCCCCGGGCCGTTTCCGGCTGGACAGGGGCGGGGCCGGACGGGACGCATGCGGGGCCTGCGCAGCTGGCGCCGGTGTACCGGGCGCTGCGCAAGGCGCTGGAGGACCAGAAGGACGAGCCGGGAGCGGCGGACTTCTACTACGGCGAGACAGAGATGCGCCGGCACGACCGTGAAGGCACCACGCTAGCCGAGCGGGGGCTGCTGCACGGGTACTGGCTGTTGTCCGGCTACGGACTGCGTGCCTCCCGGGCGCTGGGCTGGCTGGCGGCCGCCATGCTGGCCACGGTCCTGTTGCTGATGGGCTTCGGTCTCGCGCAGGAGGATCCCAGGCAGCAGGCGACCGGCGCTGTTCCCCCGGGCGGGGGGAGGGCCGTTTTCACCATCGACCAGGCCGATCCGGTCAACCCCACCGGCGACCGCTTCACCGGCGACCGTTTCGAGAAAGCCCTGAACACCACCCTCAACTCGGTGGTGTTCCGTTCCTCCGGCCAGGACCTGACCACGGCGGGCACCTACATCGAGATGGCCTCCCGCCTGACCGAACCAATCCTCCTGGGCCTTGCGGTCCTCGCCGTCCGCAACCGCGTCAAACGCTGA
- a CDS encoding GAF and ANTAR domain-containing protein, giving the protein MSPSTPSGHSGAEEPSREARVTAAFIDLADTLAADFDPDDFLYRVAEHCMSLLDIDDAGVMLFAHAGPLRLAASTSEAVRLVELFELDASEGPCFTAFHTATPVDHPLAAAPTPRWPRFSARARRSGYTSVHAAPILLRGQTIGVLNLFRRTPGSLPEPDRALARALADATAISLLQQTTLDQHRAVHDQLQQALDTRVFIERAKGFLIARHRITPDAAFQQLRAYARRHRIRIADLARAVVEETVTLPPPPGNTDDART; this is encoded by the coding sequence ATGTCACCGTCGACACCGTCTGGGCACAGCGGTGCGGAGGAGCCTTCGCGCGAGGCCAGGGTCACTGCCGCGTTCATCGACCTCGCCGACACCCTGGCGGCCGACTTCGACCCCGACGACTTCCTCTACCGCGTCGCCGAACACTGCATGAGTCTTCTGGACATCGACGACGCCGGCGTGATGCTCTTCGCCCACGCCGGCCCCCTGCGCCTGGCTGCCTCGACGTCTGAGGCCGTGCGCCTGGTGGAGCTCTTCGAACTCGACGCCAGCGAAGGCCCCTGCTTCACCGCCTTCCACACCGCCACCCCCGTCGACCACCCGCTCGCCGCCGCTCCGACACCGCGCTGGCCTCGCTTCAGCGCCCGCGCCCGCCGCTCCGGCTACACCTCCGTCCACGCCGCGCCGATCCTCCTTCGCGGCCAGACGATCGGCGTGCTGAACCTCTTCCGCCGCACCCCGGGCAGCCTGCCCGAACCCGACCGGGCTCTGGCCCGGGCCCTGGCTGATGCGACCGCCATCTCCCTGCTCCAGCAGACCACCCTGGACCAGCACCGTGCCGTGCACGACCAGCTCCAGCAGGCCCTGGACACCCGCGTCTTCATCGAACGGGCCAAAGGATTCCTCATCGCCCGCCACCGGATCACTCCCGACGCCGCCTTCCAGCAGCTGCGCGCTTACGCCCGCCGGCACCGGATCCGCATCGCGGACCTGGCCCGCGCCGTCGTCGAAGAAACCGTGACCCTCCCCCCACCGCCCGGCAACACCGATGACGCCAGGACCTGA
- a CDS encoding STAS domain-containing protein has translation MPEPLELRLLITQHQPAGTVAAVALTGELDASTSSDLGETVSRLAAQPARPLRLCLCLCLCLDLTGVTHCDSASLYTLLGICQALDLTGITVTITAAGPAVLSAVDRHTLEKRLPLQAVLKRTWPSVQEHAGTDPVGDGPDNAHR, from the coding sequence ATGCCCGAACCTCTCGAGCTCCGCCTGCTGATCACACAGCATCAGCCGGCCGGGACTGTCGCCGCGGTCGCCCTCACCGGCGAACTGGACGCCTCCACCTCCAGCGACCTGGGCGAGACCGTCTCTCGCCTCGCTGCGCAGCCCGCCCGGCCACTGCGCCTGTGCCTGTGCCTGTGCCTGTGCCTGGATCTGACCGGCGTCACCCACTGTGACAGCGCCAGCCTTTACACCCTGCTCGGCATCTGCCAGGCCCTCGACCTGACCGGCATCACCGTCACCATCACCGCCGCCGGACCGGCCGTCCTGAGCGCCGTCGACCGCCACACCCTCGAGAAACGCCTCCCCCTCCAGGCAGTCCTGAAAAGAACCTGGCCTTCCGTTCAGGAACATGCCGGGACGGACCCCGTCGGGGACGGGCCGGACAACGCTCACCGCTGA
- a CDS encoding MEDS domain-containing protein, with protein sequence MATFDDVELGDHVCWRSDSAAVSPAGVLAYVADGALYGDKIVVVGSAGAVSGLPRAAVPTASVILDLPRTADPDSVLAAVRREARTAAREGYRSVRVLTERVPSAAPGATEELVAQELRLDEFASESNAIVVCAFRPSQWNVPTLDHVAGVHPHEMGIRAERPAFRMYSTGADSWSVDGVIDSECADAFNAAVRATIRYSPRVKLRFDTLDMIDAAGMQALVDAARHLPDRHILVEGANETVRLCWELAGYAATDLPVVMAA encoded by the coding sequence TTGGCTACGTTCGACGACGTCGAGCTGGGGGACCACGTCTGCTGGCGCTCGGACTCCGCGGCCGTGTCCCCTGCGGGTGTGCTCGCCTACGTGGCCGACGGCGCCCTGTACGGCGACAAGATCGTGGTGGTCGGCTCCGCCGGCGCCGTCTCCGGCCTTCCCCGTGCGGCAGTACCCACGGCCTCGGTGATCCTCGATCTGCCACGCACCGCGGACCCCGACTCCGTCCTGGCCGCGGTGCGCCGGGAGGCCCGCACCGCGGCCAGGGAGGGTTACCGCTCGGTGCGTGTCCTCACCGAACGGGTGCCGTCGGCGGCACCCGGCGCGACCGAGGAACTGGTGGCCCAGGAGCTTCGGCTCGATGAGTTCGCCTCGGAGAGCAACGCCATCGTGGTGTGCGCCTTCAGGCCGTCGCAGTGGAACGTGCCTACCCTGGACCATGTGGCAGGTGTGCACCCGCACGAGATGGGCATACGCGCTGAACGTCCGGCCTTCCGGATGTACAGCACGGGCGCCGACAGCTGGAGCGTTGACGGAGTGATCGACTCGGAGTGCGCGGACGCGTTCAACGCCGCCGTACGCGCGACGATCCGGTATTCCCCCAGGGTGAAGCTGCGCTTCGACACTCTGGACATGATCGACGCCGCCGGAATGCAGGCGCTCGTCGACGCCGCCCGTCACCTGCCGGACCGCCACATCCTGGTGGAAGGCGCCAACGAGACCGTGCGCCTGTGCTGGGAGCTCGCGGGCTACGCGGCCACGGATCTGCCGGTGGTGATGGCCGCATGA
- a CDS encoding sensor histidine kinase, with product MNALPPSTASGRSEPAFRHELYPYRNNAQFLSGTLEYIHEALEGGEAVVVAVPSDKASLLRGELADEPAVTFIDTRTLGPNPGRLVNAWTTWMEEQGAGDRPVRGIGETAWREARNAAHLSELRYHEWLLNRAFARSSAWSMLCPYDDADEDPSALQSLSRCHPLIRQDGHHIRSEAYLTTGEYPFDALSPACDPFQELHYTHGDLTAIRSKVSQCASDAGVPQDQLQKLAVAVTEIATNSIRHGGGHGILRTWTQDSTFLCEFRDTGYIPDVMAGRTRPAPDQIGGRGLWLVHQLCDLVEIRSTPDQGTIIRLHTDLPPPN from the coding sequence ATGAACGCCCTCCCACCCTCGACGGCGTCCGGCCGCAGCGAGCCTGCGTTCCGCCACGAGCTCTACCCCTACCGCAACAACGCGCAATTCCTGTCCGGGACCCTGGAGTACATCCACGAGGCACTGGAAGGCGGTGAAGCCGTCGTCGTCGCCGTCCCCTCCGACAAGGCATCCCTGCTGCGCGGCGAACTCGCCGACGAACCCGCCGTCACCTTCATCGACACCAGGACGCTCGGGCCCAACCCCGGCCGGCTCGTCAACGCCTGGACGACCTGGATGGAGGAGCAGGGCGCGGGCGACAGGCCGGTACGGGGCATCGGCGAGACAGCATGGCGCGAGGCCCGCAACGCCGCGCACCTGTCCGAGCTGCGCTATCACGAATGGCTCCTGAACCGGGCCTTCGCCCGCAGTTCCGCCTGGTCGATGCTGTGCCCCTACGACGACGCCGACGAGGACCCAAGCGCCCTGCAGTCCCTGTCCCGCTGCCACCCACTGATCCGCCAGGACGGCCACCACATCCGCAGCGAGGCATACCTCACCACCGGCGAATACCCCTTCGATGCCCTCAGCCCCGCGTGCGACCCCTTCCAGGAACTGCACTACACCCACGGTGACCTGACCGCGATCCGCTCGAAGGTCTCCCAGTGCGCCTCGGACGCAGGCGTCCCCCAGGACCAGCTCCAGAAACTGGCCGTCGCCGTCACAGAGATCGCCACCAACAGCATCCGGCACGGCGGCGGCCACGGCATCCTGCGCACCTGGACCCAGGACTCGACGTTTCTGTGCGAGTTCCGCGACACCGGCTACATCCCTGACGTGATGGCCGGCCGCACCCGCCCCGCTCCCGACCAGATCGGCGGCCGTGGCCTCTGGCTCGTCCACCAGCTCTGCGACCTGGTCGAGATCCGCTCCACCCCCGACCAGGGCACCATCATCCGCCTCCACACCGACCTTCCCCCGCCCAACTGA
- a CDS encoding endo-1,4-beta-xylanase: MDLGGGMWQRLTAVVLVMAVAAGCTGQGEGAGGGNDEDLLRNHDWTQMPGTTARNDILRVSALDRHIVEQDSSGGQPNPPLNLAGPHLRSDGDFTVTARMSGVGDDDGDSWLRLYGRVPVIYDEWRQERPSLRVGVTADGQVKVQIWDGEGDEPAISKDFDCGCSGTVTLAVSSIGDTFRVKADGRRLGTVRDPGVFAEGTVWFGLEADAGEDERREGWRLTQLIARAESGDSLRVIKAPQLRQEQSDDSLRARAADVGRPFDVGAALTENPLLTDSRYRALAGSQFSMLTPENAFKPQFLHPRRGVYDFRDADLLVRFARANDMKVHAHTLVWHEALPNWMRENDDPEEVRRTMLRHIAMVAGHFKGKVAEWDVVNEPMSDDEKSYTNGDLGLRSEQSPWFEAMGEEYIDEAFRAAHRADPKARLFLNEYGVEEEGERWDALYDLVTRLKERGVPIDGVGFQNHEYAPGDRIDPETFRSHVRDLAELGVQARVSEMDVPIGEDEEDGRQTQADEMAGKLRVCLEEPNCTSFSTWGFTDRYGSTADTEIYPPRTADSLPWDAALRPKPAYERLLEAFMSG, translated from the coding sequence GTGGACCTTGGTGGGGGGATGTGGCAGCGACTGACCGCCGTGGTGCTCGTCATGGCGGTGGCGGCCGGGTGTACGGGGCAGGGCGAAGGCGCGGGCGGCGGAAACGACGAAGACCTGCTGCGGAACCACGACTGGACGCAGATGCCGGGCACCACCGCGCGGAACGACATCCTGCGGGTCAGCGCATTGGATCGGCACATCGTGGAGCAGGACTCCTCCGGCGGCCAGCCCAACCCCCCGCTGAACCTGGCCGGCCCGCATCTTAGGTCCGACGGCGACTTCACCGTCACCGCGCGCATGTCCGGTGTGGGTGACGATGACGGCGACTCATGGCTGCGGCTGTACGGACGGGTACCGGTCATCTACGACGAGTGGCGCCAGGAGCGGCCCTCACTCCGCGTCGGCGTGACCGCCGACGGACAAGTGAAGGTACAGATATGGGACGGCGAGGGCGATGAGCCGGCCATCTCCAAGGATTTCGACTGCGGCTGCTCCGGGACGGTGACGCTCGCCGTGTCGAGCATCGGTGACACCTTCCGCGTGAAAGCCGACGGGCGGCGGCTGGGAACCGTGCGGGACCCGGGGGTGTTCGCCGAAGGCACTGTCTGGTTCGGTCTGGAGGCGGACGCGGGCGAGGACGAGCGCCGCGAGGGATGGCGTCTGACGCAGCTGATCGCGCGGGCAGAGAGCGGCGACTCACTCCGCGTGATCAAGGCGCCGCAACTACGCCAGGAGCAGTCCGACGACTCGCTGCGTGCGCGGGCCGCAGACGTGGGGCGGCCGTTCGACGTCGGCGCCGCCCTGACCGAGAACCCGCTGCTCACCGACTCACGCTACCGGGCGCTCGCGGGGAGCCAGTTCTCCATGCTCACTCCGGAGAACGCGTTCAAGCCACAGTTCCTCCACCCACGCCGGGGCGTCTACGACTTCCGCGACGCGGACCTACTCGTACGCTTCGCCCGCGCAAACGACATGAAGGTGCACGCGCACACCCTCGTCTGGCACGAGGCTCTGCCCAACTGGATGCGGGAGAACGACGACCCCGAGGAGGTGCGCCGGACCATGCTCCGGCACATCGCCATGGTCGCCGGGCACTTCAAGGGAAAGGTCGCGGAATGGGATGTGGTCAACGAGCCCATGTCCGACGACGAGAAGAGCTACACCAATGGGGATCTCGGTCTGCGCTCCGAGCAGAGCCCGTGGTTCGAGGCCATGGGCGAGGAGTACATCGACGAGGCGTTCAGGGCCGCCCACCGGGCCGATCCGAAGGCACGGCTGTTCCTCAACGAGTACGGGGTCGAGGAGGAAGGCGAGCGGTGGGACGCCCTTTACGATCTGGTCACGCGGCTCAAGGAACGCGGCGTACCGATCGACGGCGTGGGTTTCCAGAACCATGAGTACGCACCCGGCGACCGCATCGACCCGGAGACCTTCCGCAGCCATGTGCGGGATCTGGCGGAACTCGGGGTTCAGGCGCGGGTGTCGGAGATGGACGTCCCCATAGGTGAGGACGAGGAGGACGGGCGGCAGACCCAGGCTGATGAGATGGCGGGCAAGTTGCGGGTCTGCCTGGAGGAGCCGAACTGCACATCGTTCTCCACATGGGGATTCACCGACCGGTACGGTTCCACCGCCGACACCGAGATCTATCCTCCGCGCACGGCCGATTCCCTGCCGTGGGACGCGGCCCTGCGGCCGAAGCCGGCGTACGAGCGCCTGCTCGAGGCCTTTATGAGCGGGTGA
- a CDS encoding peptidase inhibitor family I36 protein, which translates to MRRIHSLAVAAAALVTAFGAVPAAAVAPAAAEAPAVLSSRAAYNCAPGYFCIYSDWNGGGTRCQWSQASKANTADDCSFIQRGQNVRSVWNRTGHRVQYYTQTNYHARVGSTPTDAGGNLQGSYQIRSFRPQ; encoded by the coding sequence ATGCGTCGGATCCACTCGCTCGCCGTCGCCGCAGCCGCCCTGGTCACGGCCTTCGGGGCGGTACCCGCCGCGGCCGTCGCCCCCGCCGCGGCTGAGGCCCCCGCGGTGCTCAGCAGCCGGGCGGCCTACAACTGCGCCCCCGGATACTTCTGCATCTACAGCGACTGGAACGGCGGGGGAACCCGCTGTCAGTGGTCGCAGGCCAGTAAGGCGAACACCGCCGACGACTGTTCCTTCATCCAGCGGGGACAGAACGTCCGCTCCGTCTGGAACAGGACAGGGCACCGCGTGCAGTACTACACGCAGACCAACTACCACGCACGCGTCGGGTCCACCCCCACCGACGCCGGCGGCAACCTGCAGGGCAGCTACCAGATCCGTTCCTTCAGGCCTCAGTAG
- a CDS encoding ZIP family metal transporter produces MTEVVQAGLWGLVAGSALLLGAVAGFGLRVPQKVIAAVMAFGAGVLLSAVSFELVGEAYEQAGLAPAVIGTLAGAVAYTAGNMWLAHRGARHRKRSGHHQDQRQPSEDQQNGSGLALAFGALLDGVPESAVIGVSLLDGGAVSLVTVAAVFISNVPEGLSSSAGMKKAGRSKAYVFGVWGAIAAASTLSAVLGYTVVGGFSPAVIAAVTAVAAGAILAMVADTMIPEAFEDAHLAIGLITVSGFLVSFALSHT; encoded by the coding sequence ATGACAGAAGTGGTTCAGGCGGGTCTGTGGGGGCTGGTGGCAGGTTCTGCGCTGCTCCTCGGGGCAGTGGCGGGTTTCGGGCTGCGGGTGCCGCAGAAGGTGATCGCGGCAGTGATGGCCTTCGGAGCCGGCGTGCTGCTGTCGGCGGTCAGCTTCGAGCTGGTCGGGGAAGCCTACGAGCAGGCGGGACTGGCGCCGGCGGTCATCGGCACGCTGGCCGGCGCCGTGGCCTACACGGCGGGCAACATGTGGCTGGCCCACCGCGGCGCCCGCCACCGCAAGCGCTCCGGCCACCACCAGGACCAGAGACAGCCCTCCGAGGACCAGCAGAACGGTTCGGGACTCGCGCTGGCCTTCGGTGCCCTGCTCGACGGCGTTCCGGAGTCGGCGGTCATCGGCGTGAGCCTGCTCGACGGCGGGGCAGTGAGTCTGGTGACCGTGGCGGCGGTGTTCATCAGCAACGTTCCCGAAGGGCTGTCCAGCTCGGCGGGGATGAAGAAGGCAGGCCGCAGCAAGGCGTACGTCTTCGGGGTGTGGGGTGCCATCGCCGCGGCGAGCACTCTCTCGGCGGTCCTCGGCTACACCGTGGTCGGCGGTTTCTCCCCCGCCGTGATCGCCGCCGTGACCGCGGTGGCGGCCGGAGCGATCCTCGCGATGGTCGCCGACACGATGATCCCCGAGGCGTTCGAGGACGCCCACCTGGCCATCGGGCTGATCACGGTCAGCGGCTTCCTGGTCTCCTTCGCCCTCTCCCACACCTGA
- a CDS encoding glycosyltransferase: protein MRILFTTWAWPSHLYAMVPLAWACRASGHDVLVASQPRLTDLTLRTGLNAAPVGHDVDAVAVFREIAGTAGGTRASGTGRGPRVLGLFTSLAEAMVDDLTELTARWHADAIVFEPTTFAGPLAAAASGIPAVRHLYGTDLLGAAGDLLSEALAPLCRRAGVSGVNPFGVATLDPCPGALQGATGSPRLPMGSVPYNGPGVLPALPPRSQSPRVCVTWGHTMGRLDPGYDLTGEIVRTIADLDVEPVAAVSARQRDTLGRVPRDVRVMVDTPLHLLLPECDLMIAHGGAGSLLTALRYDLPQLLLPRLPDHIRHAGRLAETGAAAVIPATEWTRESVRERLGEMLRAHRYRQAAQRLGREMREQPSPAQLVRHLEILVTRDDTAP, encoded by the coding sequence ATGCGGATCCTGTTCACCACCTGGGCCTGGCCCTCCCACCTCTACGCGATGGTCCCGCTCGCCTGGGCATGTCGTGCCTCCGGCCATGACGTGCTCGTCGCGAGCCAACCGCGGCTCACCGACCTCACGCTGCGGACCGGCCTGAACGCGGCACCGGTCGGCCACGACGTCGACGCGGTGGCGGTCTTCCGCGAGATCGCGGGAACGGCCGGTGGCACCCGGGCCTCCGGTACGGGCAGGGGGCCCCGGGTGCTGGGTCTGTTCACCTCCCTCGCGGAGGCCATGGTCGACGACCTGACCGAACTGACCGCCCGCTGGCACGCCGACGCGATCGTGTTCGAGCCGACCACCTTCGCCGGCCCGCTCGCTGCCGCCGCATCCGGCATCCCCGCCGTTCGCCACCTGTACGGGACCGACCTGCTCGGTGCCGCCGGCGACCTCCTGAGCGAGGCACTGGCCCCGCTCTGCCGCAGGGCCGGTGTGAGCGGGGTGAACCCCTTCGGCGTCGCGACGCTGGATCCGTGCCCCGGCGCCCTGCAGGGCGCTACCGGCTCCCCGCGCCTGCCGATGGGCTCCGTCCCCTACAACGGTCCCGGGGTGCTGCCCGCCCTGCCGCCCCGCTCGCAGTCCCCGCGGGTGTGCGTCACCTGGGGCCACACCATGGGCCGCCTCGACCCCGGCTACGACCTCACCGGCGAGATCGTCCGCACCATCGCGGACCTGGACGTGGAGCCGGTCGCCGCGGTGAGCGCGCGGCAGCGGGACACACTGGGCCGGGTCCCGAGGGACGTACGCGTCATGGTGGACACCCCCCTGCACCTGCTGCTCCCGGAATGCGACCTGATGATTGCCCACGGCGGCGCGGGATCGCTGCTCACGGCCCTGCGCTACGACCTCCCGCAACTTCTCCTGCCGCGCCTGCCCGATCACATCCGGCACGCCGGGCGGCTCGCCGAGACCGGGGCCGCTGCGGTGATCCCCGCGACGGAATGGACGAGGGAATCGGTCCGGGAGCGGCTCGGCGAGATGCTGAGGGCCCACCGCTACCGCCAGGCGGCCCAGCGGCTGGGACGTGAGATGCGCGAACAGCCCTCCCCGGCCCAACTCGTGCGACACCTGGAAATCCTGGTCACCCGAGACGACACCGCCCCGTGA
- a CDS encoding DUF6059 family protein: MEEFTRPQDATVEYSTGNSTGPAGNGTGLFQGSARDRVNRNPSGRFPPGAAQPRGAARAKSVGVLPTRRGAEDAALSAVAPGDLPRCGGEGEMRQRLSRWLTALAKTLQQGLIALAEWNGCTPAFRHLLEQDTSQEEQLPDPAATPPGHPERLLPHVPPTAKERLLWEGLELDIGRTEQARNQVEDPGQ, from the coding sequence GTGGAGGAGTTCACGCGGCCGCAAGACGCCACGGTCGAGTACAGCACCGGCAACAGCACGGGGCCGGCCGGGAATGGGACCGGCTTGTTCCAGGGCAGCGCGCGCGACCGCGTCAACCGGAATCCCAGTGGCCGATTTCCGCCGGGCGCCGCGCAGCCGCGCGGCGCGGCGCGGGCGAAGTCCGTCGGCGTCCTCCCCACCCGTCGGGGAGCCGAGGATGCCGCGCTTTCTGCCGTCGCGCCGGGCGACCTGCCGCGGTGCGGAGGGGAGGGCGAAATGCGTCAGCGGCTCAGCCGGTGGTTGACAGCTCTTGCCAAGACGCTGCAGCAGGGCCTCATCGCCCTCGCGGAGTGGAACGGGTGCACACCGGCGTTCCGGCATCTGCTCGAGCAGGACACGAGCCAAGAGGAGCAGCTGCCGGATCCGGCCGCCACTCCCCCGGGGCATCCGGAGCGGCTGCTGCCGCACGTGCCGCCCACCGCGAAGGAAAGGCTGCTCTGGGAGGGGCTGGAACTCGATATCGGTCGCACCGAACAGGCACGCAATCAAGTGGAAGATCCCGGTCAGTGA